In Spinacia oleracea cultivar Varoflay chromosome 5, BTI_SOV_V1, whole genome shotgun sequence, a single window of DNA contains:
- the LOC110795640 gene encoding respiratory burst oxidase homolog protein A isoform X1, with amino-acid sequence MVKDKKEKIDLLSSSHSSSTSSSYGCEIGDPSSSSSSLSSLPYSDVDDIVEKLNDDAQCRLRFVDAGEVDSLGEVDNGGMHWKEVEQRFDRIAFFASHGHDDHESVPTIDASHFGYCIGMQQSAQFADELVQVLKGRKNHTTRLTKRELHGYWRRLANPSHDSLIQILFDMCDKDMDGRITKEDLKQMIMLSSCTNKMGMKQEEAEHFGSMIMQEADTQQKGYIEVYELKDLLKTVLTKEYLSKEQKLTESSSSTTSTSNNHQDYMHRQQQHNNATIKSMPEILIRTYWRRAWVVTLWLVICISLFTWKFIQYKHRAAFQVMGYCLSTAKGAAETLKLNMALILLPVCRNLVTWLRRTPRVSNIVPFNDTINFHKLIAGGIVIGVILHGGTHLACDLPRITASNPLVFQRTFGSTFGNQQPSYLQVLCTTEVSTGIAMLILMSIAFSLATRMPRRQSPSLPQPIRSVTGYNTFWYSHHLLVVVYILLIIHSMFLFLVTSFAEKTTWMYLAIPMLLYSGERIYRSIRSEIHEVNVLQANMYPGKVLHLKLSKPTTFTYSSGMYTFIKCPQVSPLEWHPFSLTSGPNDNHLSIHVRTLGDWSYQIHNLFHEQAMMSKSFDYPKVYIDGPYGAASQDHVKYEVVVLVGLGIGVTPFISVLKDIGDRLQKPPSNHVNDVDSIEGPLKAYLYWVTREHGSLGWFKDAMNEISQNNQKQKVIEMHNFLTSVYQSGDARSILLSIIQALYLVKSGLDVFSQTQAQTHFSRPNWFKIFSNLARRHTGLRIGVFYCGSMKLARELEGLCTKFSTKTTTRFVFHKENY; translated from the exons atgGTGAAGGATAAGAAAGAGAAAATTGATTTACTATCATCTTCACATTCATCATCTACTTCTTCTTCTTATGGTTGTGAGATTGGTGACCCGTCATCGTCGTCGTCATCGTTATCATCATTACCATATTCCGATGTTGATGATATTGTAGAAAAGCTAAATGATGATGCTCAATGTCGTTTGAGATTTGTTGATGCAGGGGAGGTCGACTCTTTGG GGGAGGTTGACAATGGTGGCATGCACTGGAAAGAAGTCGAACAACGGTTCGACCGGATTGCCTTTTTTGCTTCTCATGGCCATGACGATCACGAGTCTGTTCCTACGATTGATGCCTCACATTTTGGTTATTGCATAG GCATGCAACAAAGTGCACAATTTGCTGATGAACTTGTACAAGTACTAAAGGGAAGAAAGAACCACACCACCAGACTCACCAAAAGAGAACTCCATGGCTATTGGCGTCGCCTCGCAAATCCTTCTCATGATTCCTTAATACAAATCTTATTTGACAT GTGCGATAAAGACATGGATGGAAGAATTACCAAAGAAGATTTAAAACAG ATGATAATGTTAAGTAGTTGTACTAATAAAATGGGCATGAAGCAAGAGGAAGCAGAGCATTTTGGTTCCATGATTATGCAAGAAGCTGATACTCAACAAAAGGGCTACATTGAG GTCTATGAGCTAAAGGATCTCCTCAAAACAGTCTTAACAAAAGAATACCTGTCAAAAGAACAGAAATTGACAGAGTCGTCGTCCTCCACAACTTCAACCTCTAATAACCACCAAGATTATATGCAtcgacaacaacaacacaataACGCTACAATCAAGTCTATGCCAGAGATCTTAATCAGAACGTATTGGCGGCGAGCCTGGGTGGTAACACTATGGCTGGTGATATGCATTAGTCTATTTACATGGAAATTTATACAGTATAAACATAGAGCTGCCTTTCAAGTTATGGGATATTGTCTAAGTACGGCTAAAGGTGCTGCTGAAACTCTAAAGTTGAATATGGCTCTAATACTTTTACCAGTTTGTCGAAACTTGGTTACTTGGCTTAGGAGGACCCCTCGAGTTAGCAACATTGTTCCTTTTAATGATACTATCAACTTTCATAAG CTAATTGCAGGAGGCATAGTGATAGGAGTGATCTTACATGGAGGTACTCATCTTGCCTGTGACTTGCCAAGAATAACAGCAAGTAATCCACTAGTTTTTCAAAGAACATTTGGTAGCACATTTGGGAACCAACAACCCTCATATTTGCAAGTATTATGCACAACTGAAGTTTCAACTGGGATTGCCATGCTCATTCTCATGTCCATTGCCTTTTCTCTAGCAACAAGGATGCCTCGCCGCCAATCTCCGTCGTTGCCTCAGCCTATTCGCAGTGTGACGGGCTACAACACATTTTGGTACTCCCATCACCTCCTCGTCGTCGTCTACATTTTGCTCATCATCCACTCTATGTTCCTCTTCCTTGTCACCAGTTTTGCCGAAAAAACG ACATGGATGTACCTGGCAATTCCGATGTTACTATATTCTGGTGAACGAATCTATCGAAGCATAAGGTCAGAGATTCATGAAGTTAATGTTCTTCAG GCCAATATGTACCCTGGAAAAGTCCTACATTTGAAGTTATCCAAGCCAACAACATTCACATATAGTAGTGGCATGTATACATTTATCAAGTGTCCCCAAGTTTCGCCTTTGGAATG GCACCCTTTTTCTTTAACATCCGGACCAAATGATAACCATCTAAGCATTCATGTTAGAACCCTTGGAGATTGGAGTTATCAAATTCACAACCTATTCCACGAG CAGGCAATGATGTCAAAATCGTTCGATTATCCAAAGGTATACATCGACGGTCCATACGGAGCAGCTTCTCAAGATCATGTTAAGTATGAAGTGGTTGTTCTAGTTGGCCTTGGCATAGGAGTAACACCTTTCATCAGTGTTCTTAAAGACATTGGAGATAGGCTTCAAAAACCACCTTCTAATCAT GTAAATGACGTAGATTCAATAGAAGGTCCTTTAAAGGCCTATCTTTATTGGGTTACTAGGGAACATGGTTCTTTAGGGTGGTTCAAAGATGCCATGAATGAAATCtctcaaaacaaccaaaaaCAG AAAGTGATAGAGATGCACAACTTCCTTACTAGTGTATATCAAAGTGGGGATGCAAGATCAATCCTTCTAAGCATTATTCAAGCCTTGTACTTGGTGAAAAGTGGCCTTGATGTCTTTTCTCAAACTCAG GCACAAACTCATTTTTCTCGGCCTAATTGGTTCAAAATATTCTCAAACTTGGCTCGTAGACATACTGGTTTACGTATAG GGGTATTCTACTGTGGCTCAATGAAGTTGGCAAGGGAGCTAGAGGGTTTGTGCACCAAATTCTCTACCAAAACCACAACTAGATTTGTCTTCCACAAAGAAAATTACTAG
- the LOC110795640 gene encoding respiratory burst oxidase homolog protein A isoform X2, whose translation MVKDKKEKIDLLSSSHSSSTSSSYGCEIGDPSSSSSSLSSLPYSDVDDIVEKLNDDAQCRLRFVDAGEVDSLGEVDNGGMHWKEVEQRFDRIAFFASHGHDDHESVPTIDASHFGYCIGMQQSAQFADELVQVLKGRKNHTTRLTKRELHGYWRRLANPSHDSLIQILFDMCDKDMDGRITKEDLKQMIMLSSCTNKMGMKQEEAEHFGSMIMQEADTQQKGYIEVYELKDLLKTVLTKEYLSKEQKLTESSSSTTSTSNNHQDYMHRQQQHNNATIKSMPEILIRTYWRRAWVVTLWLVICISLFTWKFIQYKHRAAFQVMGYCLSTAKGAAETLKLNMALILLPVCRNLVTWLRRTPRVSNIVPFNDTINFHKLIAGGIVIGVILHGGTHLACDLPRITASNPLVFQRTFGSTFGNQQPSYLQVLCTTEVSTGIAMLILMSIAFSLATRMPRRQSPSLPQPIRSVTGYNTFWYSHHLLVVVYILLIIHSMFLFLVTSFAEKTTWMYLAIPMLLYSGERIYRSIRSEIHEVNVLQANMYPGKVLHLKLSKPTTFTYSSGMYTFIKCPQVSPLEWHPFSLTSGPNDNHLSIHVRTLGDWSYQIHNLFHEAMMSKSFDYPKVYIDGPYGAASQDHVKYEVVVLVGLGIGVTPFISVLKDIGDRLQKPPSNHVNDVDSIEGPLKAYLYWVTREHGSLGWFKDAMNEISQNNQKQKVIEMHNFLTSVYQSGDARSILLSIIQALYLVKSGLDVFSQTQAQTHFSRPNWFKIFSNLARRHTGLRIGVFYCGSMKLARELEGLCTKFSTKTTTRFVFHKENY comes from the exons atgGTGAAGGATAAGAAAGAGAAAATTGATTTACTATCATCTTCACATTCATCATCTACTTCTTCTTCTTATGGTTGTGAGATTGGTGACCCGTCATCGTCGTCGTCATCGTTATCATCATTACCATATTCCGATGTTGATGATATTGTAGAAAAGCTAAATGATGATGCTCAATGTCGTTTGAGATTTGTTGATGCAGGGGAGGTCGACTCTTTGG GGGAGGTTGACAATGGTGGCATGCACTGGAAAGAAGTCGAACAACGGTTCGACCGGATTGCCTTTTTTGCTTCTCATGGCCATGACGATCACGAGTCTGTTCCTACGATTGATGCCTCACATTTTGGTTATTGCATAG GCATGCAACAAAGTGCACAATTTGCTGATGAACTTGTACAAGTACTAAAGGGAAGAAAGAACCACACCACCAGACTCACCAAAAGAGAACTCCATGGCTATTGGCGTCGCCTCGCAAATCCTTCTCATGATTCCTTAATACAAATCTTATTTGACAT GTGCGATAAAGACATGGATGGAAGAATTACCAAAGAAGATTTAAAACAG ATGATAATGTTAAGTAGTTGTACTAATAAAATGGGCATGAAGCAAGAGGAAGCAGAGCATTTTGGTTCCATGATTATGCAAGAAGCTGATACTCAACAAAAGGGCTACATTGAG GTCTATGAGCTAAAGGATCTCCTCAAAACAGTCTTAACAAAAGAATACCTGTCAAAAGAACAGAAATTGACAGAGTCGTCGTCCTCCACAACTTCAACCTCTAATAACCACCAAGATTATATGCAtcgacaacaacaacacaataACGCTACAATCAAGTCTATGCCAGAGATCTTAATCAGAACGTATTGGCGGCGAGCCTGGGTGGTAACACTATGGCTGGTGATATGCATTAGTCTATTTACATGGAAATTTATACAGTATAAACATAGAGCTGCCTTTCAAGTTATGGGATATTGTCTAAGTACGGCTAAAGGTGCTGCTGAAACTCTAAAGTTGAATATGGCTCTAATACTTTTACCAGTTTGTCGAAACTTGGTTACTTGGCTTAGGAGGACCCCTCGAGTTAGCAACATTGTTCCTTTTAATGATACTATCAACTTTCATAAG CTAATTGCAGGAGGCATAGTGATAGGAGTGATCTTACATGGAGGTACTCATCTTGCCTGTGACTTGCCAAGAATAACAGCAAGTAATCCACTAGTTTTTCAAAGAACATTTGGTAGCACATTTGGGAACCAACAACCCTCATATTTGCAAGTATTATGCACAACTGAAGTTTCAACTGGGATTGCCATGCTCATTCTCATGTCCATTGCCTTTTCTCTAGCAACAAGGATGCCTCGCCGCCAATCTCCGTCGTTGCCTCAGCCTATTCGCAGTGTGACGGGCTACAACACATTTTGGTACTCCCATCACCTCCTCGTCGTCGTCTACATTTTGCTCATCATCCACTCTATGTTCCTCTTCCTTGTCACCAGTTTTGCCGAAAAAACG ACATGGATGTACCTGGCAATTCCGATGTTACTATATTCTGGTGAACGAATCTATCGAAGCATAAGGTCAGAGATTCATGAAGTTAATGTTCTTCAG GCCAATATGTACCCTGGAAAAGTCCTACATTTGAAGTTATCCAAGCCAACAACATTCACATATAGTAGTGGCATGTATACATTTATCAAGTGTCCCCAAGTTTCGCCTTTGGAATG GCACCCTTTTTCTTTAACATCCGGACCAAATGATAACCATCTAAGCATTCATGTTAGAACCCTTGGAGATTGGAGTTATCAAATTCACAACCTATTCCACGAG GCAATGATGTCAAAATCGTTCGATTATCCAAAGGTATACATCGACGGTCCATACGGAGCAGCTTCTCAAGATCATGTTAAGTATGAAGTGGTTGTTCTAGTTGGCCTTGGCATAGGAGTAACACCTTTCATCAGTGTTCTTAAAGACATTGGAGATAGGCTTCAAAAACCACCTTCTAATCAT GTAAATGACGTAGATTCAATAGAAGGTCCTTTAAAGGCCTATCTTTATTGGGTTACTAGGGAACATGGTTCTTTAGGGTGGTTCAAAGATGCCATGAATGAAATCtctcaaaacaaccaaaaaCAG AAAGTGATAGAGATGCACAACTTCCTTACTAGTGTATATCAAAGTGGGGATGCAAGATCAATCCTTCTAAGCATTATTCAAGCCTTGTACTTGGTGAAAAGTGGCCTTGATGTCTTTTCTCAAACTCAG GCACAAACTCATTTTTCTCGGCCTAATTGGTTCAAAATATTCTCAAACTTGGCTCGTAGACATACTGGTTTACGTATAG GGGTATTCTACTGTGGCTCAATGAAGTTGGCAAGGGAGCTAGAGGGTTTGTGCACCAAATTCTCTACCAAAACCACAACTAGATTTGTCTTCCACAAAGAAAATTACTAG